A part of Paraliobacillus zengyii genomic DNA contains:
- the purL gene encoding phosphoribosylformylglycinamidine synthase subunit PurL, with product MLQAPEITPEVIEQDQLYREMGLTDQEYQSVKNILGRLPNHTETGIYSVMWSEHCSYKTSKPLLRKFPTEAPHVIQGPGEGAGVVDIGDGQAVVFKVESHNHPSAVEPYQGAATGVGGIIRDIFSMGARPIAVLNSLRFGNLTSGRVKYLLEEIVHGIAGYGNCVGVPTVGGEIQFDDCYEGNPLVNAMCVGIIDQKDIQKGIAAGLGNTVLYVGSKTGRDGIHGATFASEDLTEDSESKRSNVQVGDPFMEKLLIEACLEVIHSDALVGMQDMGAAGLTSSASEMASKAGMGMEMNLDLIPQREQDMTPYEMMLSESQERMLLVVKKGREQEIVAVFEKYGLEAVAVGQVTDDKQFRLVHKGEVVTDIPVDSLAEDAPVYHKLSKVPAYFEEFQQMPVYLPNVTDHAELLKKLIQQPTIASKEYVYDQYDSMVQTNTVLAPGSDAAVIRVRGYDKALAMTTDCNSRYIYLDPETGGKIAVAEAARNIICSGAKPLALTDGLNFGNPDKPEIFWQMEKSVDGMSAASLRLNTPVISGNVSLYNESKGQAIFPTPVVGMVGVHASLAHITTSFFKNDGDLIYVIGETRPEFGGSELQNVLEGKYFGKAPTIDLDVEATRQQEVLQAIQAGLVVSAHDLAEGGLAVALAESLFSQAGLGCEVELAGDTTTALFSETQSRFLVSVKKENQIKFEKIIQGANLIGNVTATNQLVITANHQDVIKEEIENIHALWKGAIPCLLKSKA from the coding sequence ATGTTGCAGGCGCCTGAGATAACTCCCGAAGTAATTGAACAAGACCAACTCTATCGAGAAATGGGTTTAACCGATCAAGAATATCAATCCGTTAAAAATATTCTAGGAAGACTACCAAATCACACAGAAACTGGTATATACTCCGTGATGTGGTCTGAGCATTGTAGTTATAAAACATCTAAACCGTTATTAAGAAAGTTTCCAACCGAAGCACCGCATGTTATTCAAGGACCTGGTGAAGGTGCAGGTGTCGTTGATATCGGTGACGGACAAGCAGTTGTGTTTAAAGTAGAGAGTCACAATCATCCATCAGCAGTTGAACCATATCAAGGTGCAGCTACAGGTGTTGGTGGAATTATTCGAGATATCTTCTCAATGGGTGCAAGACCAATTGCTGTATTAAACTCATTACGTTTCGGTAATCTGACAAGCGGACGTGTTAAATACTTATTAGAAGAAATTGTACATGGAATTGCAGGATACGGGAATTGTGTGGGTGTTCCAACAGTTGGTGGTGAAATACAGTTCGATGATTGTTATGAAGGTAATCCGCTTGTTAATGCAATGTGTGTTGGCATCATCGATCAAAAGGATATACAAAAAGGTATCGCAGCAGGACTTGGTAACACGGTTCTTTATGTTGGTTCCAAGACAGGACGCGACGGGATTCATGGTGCGACCTTTGCTTCGGAAGATTTAACAGAAGACTCAGAAAGTAAACGTTCGAATGTGCAAGTTGGTGATCCATTTATGGAGAAGCTTTTAATTGAAGCGTGCTTAGAGGTAATTCACTCGGATGCACTTGTAGGTATGCAAGATATGGGAGCGGCTGGTCTAACTTCATCGGCAAGTGAGATGGCGAGTAAGGCTGGTATGGGAATGGAAATGAATTTAGATCTCATCCCACAACGCGAACAAGATATGACGCCTTATGAGATGATGTTGTCTGAATCACAGGAACGGATGCTACTTGTTGTTAAGAAAGGGCGCGAACAGGAAATTGTAGCTGTTTTTGAGAAATACGGGCTTGAAGCTGTAGCAGTTGGTCAGGTAACAGATGACAAACAGTTCCGTTTAGTGCATAAGGGTGAAGTAGTAACAGATATTCCTGTTGACTCTTTAGCTGAAGATGCGCCTGTTTACCATAAACTATCAAAAGTACCGGCTTATTTCGAAGAATTTCAACAAATGCCAGTATATCTTCCCAATGTGACAGATCATGCTGAGTTATTGAAAAAGTTAATCCAACAGCCAACTATTGCAAGTAAAGAGTACGTATACGATCAATATGATTCAATGGTACAAACGAACACTGTACTCGCACCTGGATCGGATGCAGCGGTTATTCGAGTACGTGGTTATGATAAAGCATTGGCGATGACAACTGATTGTAATTCACGCTATATTTACTTGGATCCAGAAACTGGAGGAAAGATCGCTGTGGCAGAAGCAGCGCGAAATATTATTTGTTCAGGTGCTAAACCACTAGCGTTAACAGATGGTTTGAACTTTGGTAATCCGGATAAACCCGAAATCTTCTGGCAGATGGAGAAAAGTGTAGATGGTATGAGTGCTGCTAGCTTACGTTTAAATACGCCAGTTATTAGTGGAAACGTGTCCTTATACAATGAGTCCAAGGGTCAGGCGATTTTTCCAACACCAGTTGTTGGAATGGTTGGTGTACATGCGTCACTTGCTCACATTACCACTTCTTTCTTTAAAAATGATGGCGATCTGATTTATGTGATTGGTGAAACAAGACCAGAGTTCGGTGGAAGTGAGTTACAAAACGTACTAGAAGGAAAATACTTTGGCAAAGCGCCAACAATCGATTTGGATGTGGAGGCAACACGTCAACAAGAAGTATTGCAAGCAATTCAAGCAGGACTTGTCGTATCTGCACATGATCTGGCAGAGGGTGGATTGGCTGTTGCTTTAGCTGAAAGTCTATTTAGTCAAGCGGGGCTCGGTTGTGAAGTAGAGCTAGCTGGTGATACAACGACTGCATTATTTAGTGAAACACAATCTCGCTTTCTCGTTTCTGTTAAAAAAGAAAATCAAATAAAATTCGAAAAAATCATACAGGGTGCTAATTTAATAGGTAATGTAACAGCTACTAACCAGTTAGTTATTACAGCTAATCATCAAGATGTGATAAAAGAAGAGATAGAAAATATCCACGCGTTGTGGAAAGGAGCTATTCCATGCTTGCTGAAATCAAAGGCTTAA
- the purH gene encoding bifunctional phosphoribosylaminoimidazolecarboxamide formyltransferase/IMP cyclohydrolase, producing MKKRALLSVSDKSNLVEFAKGLDELGYELISTGGTLKTLKEAGLPALPVSAVTNFDEILDGRVKTLHPFIHAGVLARRDDPSHQKQLEERDIHPIDVVVVNLYPFKDTIAKESVTEEDAIENIDIGGPTMLRSAAKNFRDVTVVVDPSDYDAVIEILKTEDPTVEFRKQLAAKVFRHTANYDAMIAKYFIDITGAQDPETYTVTYEKVQSLRYGENPHQQASFYKEGNVKGASIAGAKQLHGKELSYNNIQDANAALEIVLEFDEQPAAVAVKHMNPCGVGIGETIASAYEKAYQGDPVSIFGGIVALNREVDAETANQLKEIFLEIVIAPSFSEKALEILTVKPNIRLLETSMKKDEADGEKVVSVMGGLLVQDRDTGSVTADDITIATERKPDPAELAELLFAWKVVKHVKSNAIVVAKADQTIGVGAGQMNRVGAASIAFEQAGEKAVGAVMASDAFFPMPDTVEAAAKAGIKAIIQPGGSKRDQDSIDACNKHGIVMVMTKMRHFKH from the coding sequence ATGAAAAAACGTGCATTATTAAGTGTTTCCGACAAAAGCAATCTAGTAGAATTTGCAAAAGGATTAGATGAACTTGGCTACGAGTTAATTTCTACTGGTGGCACATTAAAGACTCTAAAAGAAGCGGGGTTACCTGCATTGCCAGTCTCAGCCGTAACTAATTTTGATGAGATATTAGATGGACGAGTTAAAACATTACATCCCTTTATCCATGCAGGAGTGCTTGCACGACGAGATGATCCATCCCATCAAAAACAATTAGAAGAAAGAGATATCCATCCTATTGATGTAGTAGTAGTCAATTTATATCCTTTTAAAGATACGATTGCCAAAGAAAGTGTCACAGAAGAAGATGCTATTGAAAACATTGATATTGGTGGCCCAACGATGCTACGTTCAGCTGCAAAGAATTTCCGTGATGTTACGGTTGTTGTTGATCCGTCAGATTATGACGCTGTAATTGAAATACTGAAAACAGAAGATCCAACAGTAGAATTCCGTAAACAGTTAGCGGCGAAAGTATTTAGACATACGGCAAATTACGATGCAATGATTGCAAAATATTTTATAGATATTACTGGGGCCCAAGATCCAGAAACCTATACCGTTACATACGAAAAAGTACAATCTTTACGTTATGGTGAAAACCCACATCAACAAGCTTCTTTCTATAAAGAAGGTAATGTAAAAGGTGCCTCGATTGCTGGTGCGAAACAATTACATGGAAAAGAACTTTCTTACAATAACATTCAAGATGCAAATGCAGCATTAGAAATTGTTTTAGAATTTGATGAACAGCCTGCTGCAGTAGCGGTTAAACATATGAATCCATGTGGTGTTGGAATTGGTGAAACAATTGCTTCGGCTTACGAAAAGGCTTATCAAGGGGATCCAGTTTCCATTTTTGGTGGAATTGTTGCGCTCAATCGTGAAGTTGATGCGGAAACAGCTAATCAGCTAAAAGAAATTTTCTTAGAAATCGTTATTGCACCAAGTTTCTCAGAAAAGGCCTTAGAAATTCTAACGGTCAAACCAAATATCCGTTTATTAGAAACTTCGATGAAAAAAGATGAAGCAGATGGAGAAAAAGTAGTAAGTGTTATGGGTGGTTTACTTGTCCAAGATCGTGATACTGGATCTGTAACAGCTGATGATATTACTATTGCGACTGAACGTAAGCCAGATCCTGCTGAATTAGCGGAACTATTGTTTGCTTGGAAAGTTGTCAAACATGTAAAGTCTAATGCAATTGTGGTAGCAAAAGCTGACCAAACCATTGGTGTAGGCGCAGGTCAAATGAATCGTGTAGGTGCAGCATCAATTGCTTTTGAACAAGCAGGTGAGAAGGCAGTAGGAGCTGTAATGGCATCAGATGCATTCTTCCCAATGCCAGATACAGTTGAGGCTGCGGCAAAAGCTGGTATTAAAGCAATCATTCAACCGGGTGGATCTAAACGTGATCAAGATTCAATTGATGCATGTAATAAGCATGGTATTGTTATGGTAATGACGAAAATGCGCCATTTCAAACATTAA
- the purM gene encoding phosphoribosylformylglycinamidine cyclo-ligase, which produces MSDIYKDAGVDVHAGYKAVDLMKKHIQTTNRKEVIGGVGAFAGLFDLSGFSYKEPVLISGTDGVGTKLKLAFALDQHDTVGIDLVAMCVNDVVAQGADPLFLLDYIACGKNKPTQIEQIVKGISAGCVESGSALIGGETAEMPGMYQDGEYDLAGFVVGIAEKQAVITGAEIEVGDKVIGIASSGVHSNGFSLVRKIIADKGLAYTDYIEELGDTLGNVLLTPTKIYAKAIKQLKGDISIKGVSHVTGGGFYENIPRALPIGLGVTIKQDSWKVPAIFPYLQKQADFTFEEMLGVFNMGVGMAIVVAPHEVDIALQLLADSGEDAAEIGEVTAESGVKLIDA; this is translated from the coding sequence ATGAGCGATATTTATAAAGACGCCGGTGTTGATGTACACGCAGGTTACAAAGCGGTAGACTTAATGAAGAAGCATATTCAAACAACGAATCGCAAAGAAGTAATTGGTGGTGTTGGTGCGTTTGCTGGCCTTTTTGATTTAAGTGGTTTTTCTTATAAAGAACCTGTTTTAATTTCAGGGACAGACGGTGTTGGAACCAAGCTGAAACTGGCATTTGCGCTTGATCAACATGACACGGTTGGAATAGATCTAGTTGCTATGTGTGTGAATGATGTTGTCGCACAAGGTGCTGATCCATTATTCTTACTTGATTACATTGCTTGCGGAAAAAACAAGCCAACGCAAATCGAACAAATTGTTAAAGGTATCAGCGCGGGTTGTGTTGAGAGTGGTAGTGCATTAATTGGTGGAGAAACAGCCGAAATGCCTGGTATGTACCAGGATGGTGAATATGATCTTGCTGGATTTGTTGTCGGAATTGCAGAGAAACAAGCCGTTATCACTGGAGCTGAGATAGAAGTTGGCGATAAAGTGATCGGAATTGCTTCTAGTGGTGTACACTCTAATGGCTTTTCGCTTGTTCGGAAAATAATTGCAGACAAAGGTTTAGCATATACCGATTATATTGAAGAATTAGGTGACACATTGGGCAATGTGTTGCTAACACCTACAAAAATATATGCAAAAGCGATTAAACAATTAAAAGGTGACATCTCTATTAAAGGAGTTAGTCATGTAACTGGTGGCGGTTTTTACGAGAATATTCCACGCGCATTGCCAATTGGTCTTGGTGTTACGATTAAACAGGATAGTTGGAAAGTACCTGCAATTTTCCCTTATTTACAAAAACAAGCTGATTTCACTTTTGAAGAAATGCTAGGCGTCTTTAATATGGGTGTCGGAATGGCAATTGTTGTAGCGCCCCATGAAGTCGATATTGCCTTGCAATTATTAGCAGATAGTGGAGAAGATGCTGCAGAGATTGGGGAAGTGACAGCAGAATCTGGGGTGAAACTGATTGATGCATAA
- the purF gene encoding amidophosphoribosyltransferase, with protein sequence MLAEIKGLNEECGVFAIWGHEKAAEMTYYGLHAMQHRGQEGAGIVTSDREELHLHKGNGLINEVFEKGEISRLNGNAALGHVRYATQGGGGYDNVQPLVFRSQKKSMALAHNGNLVNATALKNQLEAQGSIMQTTSDTEVIAHLIKRSGHLEMEEALKQALGMIKGAYAFSILTEDKLFVALDPRGLRPLSIGKLGDAYVVASETCAFDLIGATYLREVKPGELITIDDDGLRTTMFSSPMQRTLCSMEYVYFSRPDSDLDGLNVHASRKTMGKQLASEAPIEADVVTGVPDSSISAAIGFSEASGIPYELGLIKNRYVGRTFIQPSQELREQGVKMKLSPVRGIVKGKRVVMVDDSIVRGTTCRRIVGLLKEAGATEVHVRIASPPIKNPCYYGIDTSNKGELIASNYSIEEMRKEIGADSLAFLTTEGLEQSIVTEESMNHGICKACFTGNYPTEIYPDTIIPAYKA encoded by the coding sequence ATGCTTGCTGAAATCAAAGGCTTAAACGAAGAATGTGGCGTTTTTGCTATATGGGGTCATGAAAAAGCAGCCGAAATGACATATTACGGGTTACATGCCATGCAGCATCGTGGTCAAGAAGGTGCTGGTATCGTAACAAGTGACAGGGAAGAGCTCCATTTGCATAAAGGGAACGGACTAATTAATGAGGTTTTTGAAAAAGGTGAGATTAGTAGATTAAACGGAAATGCCGCTTTAGGTCATGTTCGTTACGCGACGCAGGGTGGTGGCGGTTATGATAATGTCCAACCACTTGTATTTCGTTCACAGAAGAAGAGTATGGCACTTGCACATAACGGAAATTTAGTAAATGCGACAGCGTTAAAGAATCAATTGGAAGCACAAGGTAGTATCATGCAGACAACCTCCGATACAGAGGTTATTGCGCATCTCATTAAACGAAGTGGTCACTTAGAAATGGAAGAGGCGTTGAAACAAGCACTTGGTATGATCAAAGGTGCTTATGCATTTTCTATCTTAACGGAAGATAAACTGTTTGTTGCATTAGATCCGCGTGGATTAAGACCTCTCTCGATTGGTAAACTAGGCGATGCTTATGTTGTTGCTTCAGAGACTTGTGCGTTTGATTTAATTGGTGCGACGTATTTACGTGAAGTAAAGCCAGGAGAATTGATAACGATTGATGATGATGGACTTAGAACGACTATGTTTTCGTCACCAATGCAACGTACACTTTGCTCGATGGAATATGTCTATTTCTCTCGTCCAGATAGTGATTTAGATGGTTTAAATGTCCATGCAAGTCGGAAAACGATGGGCAAACAACTCGCAAGTGAAGCGCCTATTGAAGCGGATGTTGTTACTGGTGTACCAGATTCTAGTATTTCGGCTGCAATTGGTTTCTCTGAAGCGAGTGGTATTCCATATGAACTTGGATTAATTAAAAATAGATATGTAGGTCGTACATTTATTCAACCTTCTCAAGAGTTACGTGAACAAGGAGTAAAGATGAAGCTCTCACCTGTTCGTGGAATTGTTAAGGGAAAAAGAGTTGTGATGGTTGATGATTCGATTGTTCGTGGAACGACATGCCGACGTATTGTTGGATTGTTGAAGGAAGCGGGTGCGACTGAAGTACACGTTCGAATTGCTTCTCCACCAATTAAAAACCCTTGCTATTACGGGATTGATACATCGAACAAAGGTGAATTGATCGCTTCTAATTACAGTATTGAGGAGATGCGTAAAGAAATAGGTGCTGATAGTCTAGCTTTTCTAACTACAGAGGGTTTGGAACAATCAATTGTTACCGAAGAATCAATGAATCATGGCATATGTAAAGCGTGTTTTACTGGGAATTACCCAACGGAGATATATCCAGATACGATCATTCCTGCTTACAAAGCTTGA
- the purD gene encoding phosphoribosylamine--glycine ligase, which produces MKVLVIGSGGREHAIVQKLKQSKQGLDIFVAPGNGGIASQATCVPIKDDDIEGLLKFAKENAIDYTIVGPEIALTEGVVNAFEAEGLQIFGPTKEAALIEGSKDFAKAFMKKHNIPTADYQTFTEVEAAKAYLEEKGAPIVVKADGLAAGKGVVVATTLEQAIEAVESMLVDNCFGDAGSRVVIEEFLAGKEFSLMAFVHGENVYPMMPARDHKRAYDHDQGPNTGGMGAFSPVPDLDQAKVDFAVEHILKPTAKGMMEEGRSFTGILYGGLIETPAGPKVIEFNARLGDPETQVVLPLLENELMQVIVDVKNGDDPQLTWKKGYAIGTVVASKGYPGSYQKEVQLPDLTNESDCFVIHAGTGLSSSGSFYSTGGRVLLVGAVEKNPEDAREKVYQYVKAFDQTDDFFYRKDIGSTK; this is translated from the coding sequence ATGAAGGTTTTAGTTATTGGAAGTGGTGGAAGAGAACATGCTATCGTTCAAAAATTAAAGCAGAGTAAACAAGGTCTTGATATCTTTGTTGCACCTGGAAACGGTGGTATTGCGAGTCAAGCAACTTGTGTCCCTATTAAAGACGATGATATCGAAGGACTGTTAAAGTTTGCTAAGGAAAACGCAATTGATTATACAATTGTTGGTCCAGAGATCGCATTAACAGAAGGTGTCGTGAATGCTTTTGAAGCGGAAGGATTACAAATATTCGGACCTACTAAAGAAGCCGCACTAATTGAGGGGAGCAAGGACTTTGCCAAAGCGTTTATGAAAAAACACAATATTCCTACAGCTGATTATCAAACATTTACGGAAGTTGAAGCTGCCAAGGCTTATCTGGAGGAAAAAGGTGCTCCTATTGTTGTAAAAGCAGATGGTTTAGCAGCTGGTAAAGGCGTTGTCGTAGCAACAACGCTTGAGCAAGCAATTGAAGCTGTCGAATCTATGTTAGTAGATAACTGTTTTGGTGATGCTGGGAGTCGCGTTGTTATTGAAGAATTTCTTGCTGGTAAAGAATTCTCTTTAATGGCTTTTGTCCACGGAGAGAACGTCTATCCAATGATGCCTGCAAGAGATCACAAACGTGCCTATGATCATGACCAAGGGCCAAATACTGGTGGTATGGGCGCTTTTTCTCCAGTACCTGATCTTGATCAAGCCAAAGTGGACTTTGCTGTAGAGCATATTTTAAAACCAACAGCAAAAGGAATGATGGAAGAAGGACGTTCTTTTACTGGTATTCTTTACGGTGGATTAATTGAAACACCAGCAGGACCTAAAGTGATTGAATTTAATGCACGGTTAGGTGATCCAGAAACACAGGTTGTATTACCTTTATTAGAAAACGAATTAATGCAAGTGATAGTCGACGTGAAAAACGGTGATGATCCGCAATTAACGTGGAAAAAAGGCTATGCAATTGGAACAGTTGTTGCTTCAAAAGGTTATCCTGGTAGCTATCAAAAGGAAGTCCAGCTACCTGATTTAACAAATGAATCAGATTGTTTCGTTATACATGCAGGTACTGGGTTGTCATCTTCAGGATCTTTCTATTCAACAGGTGGACGTGTGTTACTTGTTGGAGCAGTTGAAAAGAATCCAGAAGATGCCCGAGAAAAAGTATATCAATATGTAAAAGCGTTTGATCAAACAGATGATTTTTTCTATCGAAAAGATATCGGATCAACGAAATAA
- a CDS encoding ABC transporter ATP-binding protein: MSFSGKKVLVGIDLEVFRGQIIGYIGPNGAGKSTTVKIILGLLEGYQGKVEIFGQDIAKGDVSYKRKIGYVPESGEVYDNLTALEYVTFIGQLYGMSEEEVEVKTIQLLDKFGMRDSLHQRISSFSKGMKQKLLIISSVIHDPELLFFDEPLNGLDANSVMIIKEMMTLLAAEGKTIFYSSHIMDVVEKISNRIVLLKDGKIVADGTFGQLKEKNEEGTLEQIFNQLTGFDNHQEIAKEVITIVHGDRSYE; encoded by the coding sequence ATGAGTTTTAGCGGAAAAAAAGTGTTGGTTGGGATTGACTTGGAAGTATTTCGTGGTCAAATTATTGGTTATATCGGTCCAAATGGTGCTGGTAAAAGTACAACGGTAAAAATTATCCTTGGGCTCTTAGAAGGATACCAAGGTAAGGTTGAAATTTTTGGTCAAGATATTGCAAAAGGTGATGTGTCATATAAAAGGAAAATCGGCTATGTTCCCGAAAGCGGTGAAGTTTACGATAATTTGACAGCTTTAGAATATGTTACGTTTATCGGACAACTATATGGCATGTCTGAGGAAGAAGTAGAAGTGAAAACAATCCAGTTATTAGATAAATTCGGTATGCGTGATTCCCTACATCAAAGAATTTCTTCTTTTTCAAAAGGTATGAAACAGAAACTGCTTATTATCTCAAGTGTCATTCATGACCCAGAGCTACTGTTTTTTGATGAGCCATTAAATGGTTTGGATGCAAATAGTGTGATGATTATCAAAGAGATGATGACGCTCTTGGCTGCAGAAGGAAAAACAATCTTTTACTCGTCTCATATTATGGATGTCGTTGAGAAAATAAGTAACCGTATTGTCTTATTAAAGGATGGTAAAATTGTAGCAGACGGTACATTTGGTCAATTGAAGGAGAAAAATGAGGAAGGTACACTTGAGCAAATCTTTAATCAGTTAACGGGATTTGATAACCATCAAGAGATCGCTAAAGAGGTAATCACAATCGTACATGGAGATCGTTCATATGAGTGA
- the purQ gene encoding phosphoribosylformylglycinamidine synthase subunit PurQ, producing MKFAVIVFPGSNCDRDMYHASKDALGEEADLVWYADANLASYDAILLPGGFSYGDYLRTGAIASTSTIVSQLKIQADKGVPILGVCNGFQILLESGLLPGAMLKNKNLKFMCRFEQLMVENNHTIFTTAYGEKEVISLPIAHGEGNYYCDPTALASLKANNQIVFSYVNNPNGSVADIAGIVNERGNVLGMMPHPERAVEALLGCDDGLKLFKSMLENWREAYVAGA from the coding sequence GTGAAATTTGCAGTGATTGTTTTCCCAGGATCTAATTGTGACCGAGATATGTATCATGCATCTAAGGATGCTTTAGGTGAAGAGGCTGATCTTGTTTGGTATGCTGATGCAAATCTAGCAAGCTATGATGCTATCCTTTTACCAGGAGGTTTCTCTTATGGTGATTACTTGCGTACTGGTGCGATTGCATCTACTTCAACTATCGTTAGTCAGTTGAAAATACAAGCAGACAAAGGCGTACCTATTTTAGGTGTATGTAATGGATTTCAAATTTTATTAGAATCAGGACTTCTACCAGGAGCCATGTTGAAAAATAAAAATTTAAAATTCATGTGTCGTTTTGAACAACTGATGGTGGAAAATAATCATACAATCTTTACGACTGCCTACGGTGAGAAAGAAGTTATTTCGCTTCCAATTGCACATGGAGAAGGCAACTACTATTGTGATCCAACAGCACTTGCTTCATTAAAAGCGAATAACCAGATTGTGTTTAGCTATGTAAATAATCCAAACGGATCTGTTGCTGATATTGCCGGGATTGTTAATGAACGAGGTAATGTTTTAGGAATGATGCCACATCCAGAGCGTGCTGTGGAAGCACTCTTAGGCTGTGATGATGGGTTAAAGCTATTTAAATCAATGTTAGAAAATTGGAGGGAAGCATATGTTGCAGGCGCCTGA
- the purN gene encoding phosphoribosylglycinamide formyltransferase, with protein MHKTKIAVFASGTGSNYDALVAAIQSGALSCEIVLLVSDKLTAKVVEKAKQNSTPCFVFDPKQYDQKADFEAEIVEQLSQMEAEWIVLAGYMRLIGSTLLQPYEGKILNIHPSLLPAFPGLDAIGQAFKAGVKITGVTIHIVDEGMDTGKILAQEAVTVNPEMTESELQTKIQSIEHKLYPQTIQQIIKQMK; from the coding sequence ATGCATAAAACAAAGATCGCTGTTTTTGCTTCTGGAACAGGTAGTAACTATGATGCTTTAGTAGCAGCAATTCAATCAGGTGCTTTATCATGTGAGATCGTTTTACTTGTATCAGACAAACTTACAGCAAAAGTAGTAGAAAAGGCGAAACAAAATAGTACACCTTGTTTTGTGTTTGATCCTAAACAGTATGATCAAAAGGCAGATTTTGAAGCAGAAATTGTCGAGCAGTTAAGTCAGATGGAAGCAGAATGGATTGTATTAGCTGGATATATGCGTTTAATTGGCTCCACGCTACTACAACCTTATGAAGGAAAGATTCTAAATATCCACCCATCCTTATTGCCAGCTTTTCCTGGATTGGATGCAATTGGACAAGCCTTTAAAGCAGGGGTTAAAATTACTGGTGTGACCATTCACATTGTCGATGAAGGAATGGACACCGGGAAAATCCTTGCGCAAGAAGCAGTTACAGTAAATCCAGAAATGACGGAATCAGAATTGCAAACGAAGATTCAAAGTATCGAGCATAAGCTTTATCCACAAACCATTCAACAGATTATAAAGCAAATGAAGTGA